In the Gossypium arboreum isolate Shixiya-1 chromosome 10, ASM2569848v2, whole genome shotgun sequence genome, one interval contains:
- the LOC108489302 gene encoding uncharacterized protein LOC108489302, with product MSRCFPFPPPGYEKKARTDDADFLKKEKQKEKKHKKEKKDKERRENKEKKEKDKSDGKHKDKKDKKEKHKDRDKKKEKDRDKEKDRSNNLEEKKFPGRPEGQNGEKTTDEKQLPGKSEGHEKFIPKEKGSEKDRSSFSGEKKFAGQFSGYNGEKLSQSCQAEDFRDSKFVHELGRRVRDEGAGAGNQLVEKHMGTVPKRDEGMVRLVAKTANALVEEKEKNKRSDDRKSNVQGIRDETRSSGNAMVQNIVGAVNARVEGIPRQVGSSNERRDEGKDKTKEKKNDDKIRDKHKTKDGEKKSHGKDKDRDKEKKKKKKEEKTKAKGEHTNLELDNLKGSNKDDPVGTINPKASDSSKEGNKGAVVEENHRKRKDWENNGFLHVNDLKPNKLPRTSSSLLMDNGKTLESCQAPIPLASNSHGAGTGLKVNAKEHKLNGTSEAQVLSVSLATHLSASAQASQMDEVCKKSPHPDSKYLSQVLSVPEMEEWSDFDDQSWLFHSNGSQSKKPKVGFSRIDEAPQVWAEALQIESTDVCALPYVIPY from the exons ATGTCGCGTTGCTTTCCCTTCCCACCACCAGGATATGAAAAGAAGGCTAGGACCGATGATGCAGACTTTCTAAAAAAG GAGAAGCAAAAGGAGAAGAAGCATAAGAAAGAGAAGAAGGACAAGGAGAggagagaaaataaagaaaaaaaggagAAGGACAAAAGTGATGGAAAGCACAAGGATAAGAAAGACAAAAAGGAAAAACACAAAGACAGAgacaaaaagaaggaaaaagatcGAGATAAAGAAAAAGATAGAAGTAATAACTTGGAGGAGAAGAAATTTCCTGGTCGTCCTGAGGGTCAAAATGGGGAGAAAACCACTGATGAGAAGCAGCTTCCTGGAAAATCTGAAGGCCACGAGAAGTTTATCCCAAAAGAGAAGGGTAGTGAGAAAGATCGAAGCAGTTTCTCAGGTGAGAAGAAATTTGCAGGGCAATTTTCTGGTTATAATGGGGAGAAGCTTAGCCAAAGTTGTCAGGCTGAAGATTTCAGGGATTCTAAATTTGTGCATGAGTTGGGGAGGAGGGTCAGAGATGAAGGTGCCGGAGCTGGAAACCAATTGGTGGAAAAGCATATGGGTACCGTACCAAAAAGAGATGAGGGAATGGTCAGATTGGTGGCTAAGACTGCCAATGCATTGGttgaagagaaggaaaagaacaAGAGAAGTGATGATAGGAAGTCAAATGTGCAAGGAATCAGGGACGAGACAAGATCATCTGGAAATGCTATGGTTCAGAATATTGTTGGAGCAGTTAATGCTAGAGTTGAAGGGATCCCGAGACAAGTGGGGAGTAGTAATGAGAGGCGGGATGAAGGGAAAGACaaaaccaaagaaaaaaaaaatgacgaTAAAATCAGGGACAAGCATAAGACTAAAGATGGGGAGAAAAAAAGTCATGGGAAAGATAAGGATAGGgacaaagagaagaagaagaagaagaaggaagagAAGACAAAGGCAAAAGGTGAACATACGAATTTGGAGCTGGATAACTTAAAAGGAAGCAATAAAGATGACCCTGTCGGCACCATTAATCCAAAAGCATCAGATTCTTCTAAGGAGGGCAACAAGGGCGCTGTTGTCGAGGAAAATCACCGCAAGCGGAAGGACTGGGAAAATAATGGATTTCTTCATG TTAATGATCTTAAACCCAATAAGTTGCCAAGAACTTCTTCCTCTCTATTGATGGACAATGGAAAAACGTTAGAATCTTGCCAAGCTCCCATCCCACTCGCTTCCAATAGCCACGGGGCAGGAACTGGTCTTAAGGTGAATGCTAAAGAACACAAGTTGAATGGTACCAGTGAAGCTCAGGTGTTATCTGTTTCCCTGGCTACGCATTTATCAGCAAGTGCACAAGCTAGTCAAATGGATGAAGTGTGTAAGAAATCACCCCATCCGGATTCCAAGTATTTGAGCCAGGTACTTTCAGTGCCTGAGATGGAAGAATGGTCTGATTTTGATGACCAATCATGGCTATTCCACAGTAATGGATCTCAATCGAAGAAGCCCAAGGTGGGTTTTTCCAGGATTGATGAGGCACCACAGGTGTGGGCAGAAGCTCTGCAGATAGAGTCCACCGATGTTTGTGCTCTCCCATATGTTATTCCATACTGA